The Lutra lutra chromosome 15, mLutLut1.2, whole genome shotgun sequence genome includes a region encoding these proteins:
- the LOC125086144 gene encoding lymphotactin-like, giving the protein MRPLLLALLGTCLLSDFLVEGVGSEVLEKSFCVSLTTKRLPVKNIKTYTIKEGPMRAVIFITRRGFKICADPQADWVKKAVESVDKSTRRNTKQTKPTGAQYSTNTAVTLTA; this is encoded by the exons ATGCGACCTCTCCTCCTGGCCCTGCTTGGGACCTGCCTCCTCTCTGACTTCCTCGTGGAAG GTGTGGGGAGTGAAGTCCTGGAAAAGAGCTTCTGTGTGAGTCTAACGACCAAGAGACTGCCCGTTAAAAACATCAAGACCTACACCATCAAGGAGGGCCCCATGAGAGCAGTAAT CTTCATTACCAGACGCGGCTTTAAAATCTGTGCGGACCCACAAGCTGACTGGGTGAAAAAGGCAGTAGAGAGTGTGGACAAGTCCACCAGGAGAAACACGAAACAGACCAAGCCTACAGGAGCCCAATATTCCACCAACACAGCTGTCACCCTGACCGCGTAG